The region CAAGTATGACGGTCAAACGGAACTGTTCGCTGAGCGGACCGGCACCAACGATTATGCGATGCTACTGGTCGTCGGGCGGATGCGGGTTCTTCATGTCTCGACTCACACCTCGTTACGAACCGCCTGTGACAAGGTGAAGCAGGCCAGGGTTCTGACCGTCATTCGCTTGGCTCATCAGGTGCTGTGCGACCTCGGATCGCGGCAGAAGAGGATTGGAGTCGCTGGCCTCAACCCCCACGCCAGCGAGAACGGCCGGTTCGGCCAAGAGGAGAGAGAAGAGATTACGCCGGCAGTCGAAGCCGCCAGGACTGCGGGGATCCGTGCGAGCGGCCCTTTTCCTCCGGATACACTGTTCCATCGACATAAGCTTGGTGAATTCGACGCCGTCGTCGCCATGTACCATGATCAGGGCCATATCCCGCTCAAGCTGATCGGGTTCCATCGGGGGGTCAATGTTACCGTGGGTCTCCCCATGATCCGCACCTCGGTGGATCATGGCACCGCCTTCGACATCGCCGGGACGGGGACCGCAAACCCTCGCAGCCTGGTGGAGGCAATCCTGCTGGCCACGAAGTTCGCCCATCGTCGGCGTAAGGCAGCCCATATCCTCGACGTATAGTTCCGGACGTCGCTCCTACCTGCTATCCTCGGGCGATATCGATTCGCCGTTCACCGCGCGCCAGGGTGCATCGGGGGCATGCCTGGGCCCATCATCGATTCGTGGCCCAGGTGCTCGAGCTTCTCCCGCTGCTCCGGTGTCAGCACCGCCTTCCCGGCCTCGATGGTCTTGATGCGACCCACGCGAAGCTCAGCCTGCAGCATCGCAATCTTCTTCACCGCCGCCTCCACCTTGGCCATATCCACCTTGTCCTGCTCCAGCAGACCGTTCAATTCCAGCTCCGCCACATCGATCTCCGCAATCCGCCTGATCGATTCCTTCTGAAAGTCAGATCGAAGCCCCCTGAGGCTACGCTCCTGATCGGCAGTCAATCCAAGCTGCTCTTTGCACATCAGCATCAGGCTGATGAGGGGCCTCTCGTGCTCGTTTCGAGCATGGAATCCCGGCCCCACCATTCCCGTGCCTCGCATCATCTCATGGATCCCACGCATCATTTCAGGAGTCATCCGGTACCCCATCATCCCCGGTCCGCCCCCACCCTCCTCTGCCGAGGCAACCCGGTTCCAGGTTTGTGGAATCGCCGGCCCCAGCACACCAATCAGAACCAACACGGCTGTCACGATTACTCGCATGGTAACTTCCTCCTTATCAAATGGCCTCTACGGGTTTCACTGATCCATTATCCGCTGCGACAACCCAACACTCGATTTCAACGTTCCTGTACTGTGACACCGCGCACCGGGATAAAGTTTAGCGCGAGCGAACAGGCCCGCCGAAAGCCTCAGCAGCCTCATGATAGAGGGCCTCCGGGCACCCCTGATATCGTTGGGAAAAATGAAAGATTACCAGCTCCTTCACGTTGGTCTCGCGGGCAAGCAGTCCGGCCTGCCGCGCTGTCAAGTGGTGCCGCTCGGTAGCGCAATCCCGATCCTGCTCCAGATACATGGTTTCGCAAAACAGGATATCCGCGTCCTGCGCCAAGGCAACGATCTTCTGCCGATTCTCGTCGGAGTACAATGTGTCCGTAACATAGACCAGCCGCTGTCCCTTCGTAATTGTCACAATCTGATCCTGCAGATCGCCGAGTGGCCAATCCTGGAATATCACGCCCATCTCGCTCCTGCAGAGGGCTCGCACCACAGTATCGTCCGGAGCGCCCGCGCGAAGCAGTCGTTTGAATTCGCTGAGCCATGGCCCGGTGTCAAGACCGAACCGCTTCAGCCGTTCGGGGTCGATGTTGATTCGTTCCGATTCGGTCAGCGCGAAGGCGAGACATGGGATCTTGTGGTCGAGGTGCACCGCCTCGACCCGAAACAACGGATCGTCGACCAGCACGCCGGTAAACGGTGAAGATGACGGCAGGTCGATCCGCTCGAAGCGAGCGCCGCATGGAAAGCGGGCCGCGGTGATCCTGTCCGGGCTTACCTCGTAGACGTCGAATGCGAGGGTATACCCCTCAACCAAATTCCAGATGTAGCCGGAGAGCTTCCCTTCGACGTTCGCAATGAGGCCCGGCGGTCCGAAGAGGCGGATTGTCTGGTCGCGACCCAGAACGATCCGCAGGAGGTGATCGAAGCCGATAAAGTGATCGATATGGGTGTGAGAGACAAAGATGTCGGTGACCTTCAGCAGATCGGCAGGCGGCTGCGCTGTCAGGTCACCCAGGTCCAGCAGAAGGGCGCGCCGCTCCCACCTGAGCCTTACATAAAGACCAGGATCTCCAAAAACCTCATTGAGCAACCTCGGTTGAAAGAGATTGGTCATTCCAGCCGCGCCGAGACAGGCCTATTTCCCCGCAATATCCTATGCGCCTGGCGGGCTGATCAGTTGGCGCAAGGCCCTCGCGTCGCCTCCGCCCTACTGGCTAAGACTGCGTAAGACTCTTTCACGAAAGATTGCGGATCGATCCCCAGCGCTCGCTGCACGCTATGGACCTCGTCGGCGATCAGCGGCAGCTCTCCCGGCTCATCGATCGCCCCATGAAGCTCAACAAAACTGCCCAGTCCCTGCACCTTGTCGAGATGAATCCGGACGTTACCGAATACAAAGGTC is a window of Candidatus Methylomirabilota bacterium DNA encoding:
- a CDS encoding ribonuclease Z codes for the protein MTNLFQPRLLNEVFGDPGLYVRLRWERRALLLDLGDLTAQPPADLLKVTDIFVSHTHIDHFIGFDHLLRIVLGRDQTIRLFGPPGLIANVEGKLSGYIWNLVEGYTLAFDVYEVSPDRITAARFPCGARFERIDLPSSSPFTGVLVDDPLFRVEAVHLDHKIPCLAFALTESERINIDPERLKRFGLDTGPWLSEFKRLLRAGAPDDTVVRALCRSEMGVIFQDWPLGDLQDQIVTITKGQRLVYVTDTLYSDENRQKIVALAQDADILFCETMYLEQDRDCATERHHLTARQAGLLARETNVKELVIFHFSQRYQGCPEALYHEAAEAFGGPVRSR
- the pdxA gene encoding 4-hydroxythreonine-4-phosphate dehydrogenase PdxA, coding for MPLYTTFRPFLGLTIGDPAGIGPEIVAKAVTQEEVRAVCRLLIIGEADIMRRAIKLCRLDLPVRSIASPAEVTADPGCLDVLDLKNIDPASCPPGVLAPHCGRAAVEYLNKAIDLAIAGELDGVVTGPLHKEAMAQAGFKYDGQTELFAERTGTNDYAMLLVVGRMRVLHVSTHTSLRTACDKVKQARVLTVIRLAHQVLCDLGSRQKRIGVAGLNPHASENGRFGQEEREEITPAVEAARTAGIRASGPFPPDTLFHRHKLGEFDAVVAMYHDQGHIPLKLIGFHRGVNVTVGLPMIRTSVDHGTAFDIAGTGTANPRSLVEAILLATKFAHRRRKAAHILDV
- a CDS encoding Spy/CpxP family protein refolding chaperone, encoding MRVIVTAVLVLIGVLGPAIPQTWNRVASAEEGGGGPGMMGYRMTPEMMRGIHEMMRGTGMVGPGFHARNEHERPLISLMLMCKEQLGLTADQERSLRGLRSDFQKESIRRIAEIDVAELELNGLLEQDKVDMAKVEAAVKKIAMLQAELRVGRIKTIEAGKAVLTPEQREKLEHLGHESMMGPGMPPMHPGAR